One segment of Alnus glutinosa chromosome 2, dhAlnGlut1.1, whole genome shotgun sequence DNA contains the following:
- the LOC133861170 gene encoding protochlorophyllide reductase: MAFQAALSLPSAISIHKEGKSNISLKETALFGVSVSELKAEIKSPLLRSQEVGKRKLQVGTIRAETATTAPAIKQAAPEAKKTLRKGNVIITGASSGLGLATAKALAETGQWNIIMACRNFLKAERAAKSAGIAKENYTVMHLDLASLDSVRQFVDSLRRQDIPLDVLVCNAAVYQPTAKEPSFTAEGFELSVGTNHLGHFLLSRLLLDDLKQSDYPFKRLIIVGSITGNTNTLAGNVPPKANLGDLRGLAGGLNGLNSSNMIDGGDFDGAKAYKDSKVCNMLTMQEFHRRYHEETGITFASLYPGCIATTALFREHIPLFRLLFPPFQKYITKGYVSEEEAGKRLAQVVTDPSLTKSGVYWSWNKDSASFQNQLSKEASDTEKARKLWEISEKLVGLA, encoded by the exons ATGGCTTTCCAAGCAGCCCTTTCACTTCCTTCTGCCATCTCCATCCACAAAGAG GGGAAGTCTAATATTTCTCTTAAGGAGACAGCTCTGTTTGGAGTTTCAGTCTCAGAGCTCAAAGCTGAAATCAAGTCTCCTCTGTTAAGGAGCCAG GAAGTGGGAAAAAGGAAACTACAAGTTGGAACCATTAGAGCCGAAACAGCAACGACAGCTCCAGCAATCAAACAGGCTGCACCAGAAGCAAAGAAAACTTTGAGAAAAGGCAATGTGATAATCACTGGGGCCTCCTCCGGGTTGGGCCTAGCCACAGCCAAGGCTTTAGCTGAAACGGGGCAATGGAACATAATAATGGCATGCAGGAATTTCCTTAAGGCTGAGAGAGCTGCTAAATCAGCTGGCATTGCCAAGGAGAATTACACTGTTATGCATCTCGATCTTGCCTCCCTTGACAGTGTCCGGCAATTCGTAGATAGCCTCCGTCGTCAGGATATACCGCTCGATGTGCTGGTTTGCAATGCTGCTGTCTACCAACCAACGGCTAAGGAGCCATCTTTCACAGCTGAGGGGTTCGAACTGAGCGTAGGGACAAACCATCTGGGACACTTCCTCCTTTCTCGGCTGCTGCTTGATGACCTGAAGCAATCAGATTACCCATTCAAGCGTCTCATCATTGTTGGCTCCATTACAG GTAATACAAACACCTTGGCTGGAAATGTGCCTCCCAAGGCAAACCTTGGGGATCTGAGAGGTCTTGCAGGAGGCTTGAATGGACTAAACAGCTCAAACATGATAGATGGAGGAGATTTCGACGGTGCCAAGGCTTACAAAGACAGCAAAGTCTGCAACATGCTCACCATGCAAGAATTCCACAGGCGCTACCATGAGGAGACAGGAATCACCTTTGCTTCTCTCTACCCTGGTTGCATTGCTACGACAGCCTTGTTTAGGGAGCACATACCCCTCTTCAGGCTTCTTTTCCCTCCTTTCCAGAAGTACATCACCAAAGGCTATGTTTCTGAAGAGGAAGCTGGAAAGAGACTTGCACAG GTTGTGACCGATCCAAGCCTGACAAAATCAGGTGTTTACTGGAGCTGGAACAAGGATTCAGCCTCATTCCAAAACCAGCTTTCCAAAGAAGCCAGCGATACAGAGAAAGCACGCAAGCTGTGGGAGATCAGTGAGAAGTTAGTTGGATTGGCATAA